From one Cynocephalus volans isolate mCynVol1 chromosome X, mCynVol1.pri, whole genome shotgun sequence genomic stretch:
- the LOC134368074 gene encoding uncharacterized protein CXorf49 homolog, which yields MSSPDEVSVWGAGFVPEGGGEPSGACPASPTAPQGPGLGLDLGAPCSGEGEGGLPDPEDSVSEEGELEAGGPVLWVLKGRPGSPADEKGDALDYASHLADESAATAQQLTDRGTRRVRRHPTPESCAAEVSTIWADLEAGPSVRGALASGCGEAQQASAAPLHLGGRKGGRAWGSPKRGTESRLNVSVDLQRPSAEGLVGQPSDPESSDEFSEVQLMRVSICPKEGGQDKSSSPEEPGDTPRHSKFQIRKDFLLRPGSFLTSAPRGLTSTMERQAVGELDISSPKKMPSVVWGKGGSRPSYAAARAAAAAAGGLPRATPKKKVAQEKKSPRGASTVALGRAFPSWGQRLLAAPPEPATFPPISGVPLLGRSKRDSLFLSGPKQPKHSRTRKKSAVRRTRESQPVARENNDPNRDPVPKVQFPTPSLGPSCLCVHRGEFSSSGYSARAPQAPGNSEPLALRQGGGTPRGLAPLAAMQSLADKFQAL from the exons ATGAGCTCCCCCGACGAGGTGTCTGTTTGGGGAGCCGGTTTCGTCCCTGAGGGCGGCGGGGAGCCGTCCGGCGCCTGCCCGGCCAGCCCCACAGCCCCGCAGGGGCCCGGACTAGGCCTTGATTTGGGGGCACCGTGCAGCGGCGAGGGCGAGGGCGGCCTCCCAGACCCCGAGGACTCCGTGTCCGAGGAGGGAGAGCTGGAGGCGGGAGGGCCGGTGCTTTGGGTCCTGAAAGGCCGGCCCGGCTCCCCGGCCGACGAGAAGGGGGACGCTCTGGACTACGCGTCCCACCTTGCTGACGAATCGGCGGCCACCGCGCAGCAGCTGACCGACCGCGGTACCCGGCGCGTCCGGAGACACCCGACCCCAGAAAGCTGCGCCGCTGAAGTGTCCACCATCTGGGCGGACCTAGAGGCAGGCCCCAGTGTTCGAGGCGCGCTTGCCTCCGGCTGTGGAGAAGCGCAGCAGGCTTCTGCCGCCCCTCTCCACCTCGGTGGGCGCAAGGGAGGCCGGGCCTGGGGCAGCCCGAAAAGGGGCACCGAAAGTCGGCTGAACGTCAGCGTGGATCTCCAGCGGCCCTCCGCGGAGGGTCTGGTCGGGCAGCCTTCCGACCCCGAGTCGTCAGATGAGTTCAGTGAGGTACAGCTGATGAGAGTGAGCATTTGCCCCAAAGAAGGCGGCCAAGACAAGTCCAGCAGCCCCGAGGAACCTGGCGACACACCCAGACACTCGAAGTTCCAGATCAGGAAGGATTTCCTTCTCAGGCCGGGCTCTTTCCTGACCTCTGCCCCCCGCGGACTCACTTCGACCATGGAGAGGCAGGCCGTTGGCGAGCTGGACATCTCTTCCCCCAAGAAGATGCCAAGTGTggtctgggggaagggaggaagcaggccCAGCTACGCAGCAGCACgagcagctgcagctgctgcagggGGCCTGCCCCGGGCCACTCCTAAGAAGAAGGTGGCCCAGGAGAAGAAATCCCCAAGGGGTGCCTCAACAGTTGCCCTGGGGAGAGCCTTTCCTTCATGGGGGCAGAGACTCTTGGCAGCTCCCCCGGAGCCAGCCACCTTCCCCCCGATCTCTGGTGTTCCGCTACTTGGGAGGTCCAAGAGAGACTCCTTGTTCCTTTCGGGACCCAAACAGCCCAAGCACAGCAGGACTAGGAAGAAATCTGCGGTGAGGAGAACAAGGGAGTCCCAGCCTGTGGCCCGAGAAAATAATGACCCAAACAGAGATCCAGTCCCAAAGGTCCAA tttccGACACCCAGTTTGGGGCCGTCTTGCCTGTGCGTGCATCGTGGAGAATTCAGCAGTAGTGGCTACAGTGCCCGAGCCCCCCAGGCTCCAGGAAACTCAGAGCCCTTGGCCCTGCGCCAGGGAGGCGGCACGCCCAGAGGCCTTGCACCCTTGG CGGCCATGCAGTCCCTCGCTGACAAGTTCCAGGCCCTTTGA
- the LOC134368075 gene encoding uncharacterized protein CXorf49 homolog → MSSPDEVSVWGAGFVPEGGGEPSGACPASPTAPQGPGLGLDLGAPCSGEGEGGLPDPEDSVSEEGELEAGGPVLWVLKGRPGSPADEKGDALDYASHLADESAATAQQLTDRGTRRVRRHPTPESCAAEVSTIWADLEAGPSVRGALASGCGEAQQASAAPLHLGGRKGGRAWGSPKRGTESRLNVSVDLQRPSAEGLVGQPSDPESSDEFSEVQLMRVSICPKEGGQDKSSSPEEPGDTPRHSKFQIRKDFLLRPGSFLTSAPRGLTSTMERQAVGELDISSPKKMPSVVWGKGGSRPSYAAARAAAAAAGGLPRATPKKKVAQEKKSPRGASTVALGRAFPSWGQRLLAAPPEPATFPPISGVPLLGRSKRDSLFLSGPKQPKHSRTRKKSAVRRTRESQPVARENNDPNRDPVPKVQVTRSHLSFPQDRKGSSNHLQHRAALGRHGAMFGSVKKGRSMLKETCDAMNTTPDSRKVPTPYHHHHDYDHDQEHDLPMLPVDF, encoded by the exons ATGAGCTCCCCCGACGAGGTGTCTGTTTGGGGAGCCGGTTTCGTCCCTGAGGGCGGCGGGGAGCCGTCCGGCGCCTGCCCGGCCAGCCCCACAGCCCCGCAGGGGCCCGGACTAGGCCTTGATTTGGGGGCACCGTGCAGCGGCGAGGGCGAGGGCGGCCTCCCAGACCCCGAGGACTCCGTGTCCGAGGAGGGAGAGCTGGAGGCGGGAGGGCCGGTGCTTTGGGTCCTGAAAGGCCGGCCCGGCTCCCCGGCCGACGAGAAGGGGGACGCTCTGGACTACGCGTCCCACCTTGCTGACGAATCGGCGGCCACCGCGCAGCAGCTGACCGACCGCGGTACCCGGCGCGTCCGGAGACACCCGACCCCAGAAAGCTGCGCCGCTGAAGTGTCCACCATCTGGGCGGACCTAGAGGCAGGCCCCAGTGTTCGAGGCGCGCTTGCCTCCGGCTGTGGAGAAGCGCAGCAGGCTTCTGCCGCCCCTCTCCACCTCGGTGGGCGCAAGGGAGGCCGGGCCTGGGGCAGCCCGAAAAGGGGCACCGAAAGTCGGCTGAACGTCAGCGTGGATCTCCAGCGGCCCTCCGCGGAGGGTCTGGTCGGGCAGCCTTCCGACCCCGAGTCGTCAGATGAGTTCAGTGAGGTACAGCTGATGAGAGTGAGCATTTGCCCCAAAGAAGGCGGCCAAGACAAGTCCAGCAGCCCCGAGGAACCTGGCGACACACCCAGACACTCGAAGTTCCAGATCAGGAAGGATTTCCTTCTCAGGCCGGGCTCTTTCCTGACCTCTGCCCCCCGCGGACTCACTTCGACCATGGAGAGGCAGGCCGTTGGCGAGCTGGACATCTCTTCCCCCAAGAAGATGCCAAGTGTggtctgggggaagggaggaagcaggccCAGCTACGCAGCAGCACgagcagctgcagctgctgcagggGGCCTGCCCCGGGCCACTCCTAAGAAGAAGGTGGCCCAGGAGAAGAAATCCCCAAGGGGTGCCTCAACAGTTGCCCTGGGGAGAGCCTTTCCTTCATGGGGGCAGAGACTCTTGGCAGCTCCCCCGGAGCCAGCCACCTTCCCCCCGATCTCTGGTGTTCCGCTACTTGGGAGGTCCAAGAGAGACTCCTTGTTCCTTTCGGGACCCAAACAGCCCAAGCACAGCAGGACTAGGAAGAAATCTGCGGTGAGGAGAACAAGGGAGTCCCAGCCTGTGGCCCGAGAAAATAATGACCCAAACAGAGATCCAGTCCCAAAGGTCCAA GTGACCAGGAGCCACCTGTCCTTCCCCCAAGACCGGAAAGGCAGCAGCAACCACCTGCAGCACAGGGCTGCCCTCGG GAGGCATGGGGCCATGTTCGGCAGCGTGAAGAAGGGGAGAAGCATGTTGAAGGAGACGTGTGACGCCATGAACACAACCCCTG ATTCTAGGAAGGTGCCCACTCcctaccatcaccaccatgacTATGATCACGACCAGGAACATGACCTGCCAATGCTCCCTGTGGACTTTTAG